A region of Trachemys scripta elegans isolate TJP31775 chromosome 24, CAS_Tse_1.0, whole genome shotgun sequence DNA encodes the following proteins:
- the CRP gene encoding C-reactive protein, whose amino-acid sequence MQQRVLCLLLLAGTMESIQENVSLALACTQAQEISRGPRPPYPSPGRELQLQCDVPGDPGPLEFLWTKEGSDVPLQINPDRILTLPPVGKNETGTYICTATSAWGSSVAKYSLEMIDLFRKVFVFPRASNDSYVILKPKPEQPLQNFTVCLRSYTDLPRPYALFSYATKAYDDEILLFKSSSREYRLYVGGEFVTFRVPETRMDWEHVCATWESATGIAELWVNGKPLPRKGLRKGYSVSTEAVIILGQEQDSFGGGFDLYNSFTGEMTDVYMWDHVLYDMQSIMWGGSFSRYIFGWNNLHYELVGDVFLKHRLLF is encoded by the exons TTTGTTATTGTTAGCAGGGACTATGGAATCAATACAAGAAAATGTGTCCTTGGCATTAGCCTGTACACAGGCCCAGGAAATAA GCAGAGGCCCGCggcccccctaccccagcccgggcAGAGAGCTGCAGCTGCAGTGTGACGTCCCAGGGGATCCTGG CCCCCTGGAGTTCCTGTGGACAAAGGAAGGCAGCGATGTCCCCCTGCAGATAAACCCTGACCGCATCCTCACCCTTCCTCCCGTCGGCAAGAATGAAACTGGCACCTACATCTGCACGGCCACCAGTGCCTGGGGCAGCTCTGTGGCCAAGTACAGCCTGGAGATGATCG acCTCTTCCGTAAGGTGTTTGTTTTCCCGAGAGCATCCAACGACTCCTATGTTATCCTGAAGCCGAAGCCAGAGCAGCCACTGCAGAATTTTACCGTGTGTCTGAGATCCTACACTGACCTGCCCCGGCCATACGCCCTCTTCTCCTATGCCACCAAGGCCTATGACGACGAGATCCTGCTCTTCAAATCCAGCTCCAGGGAGTACAGACTATACGTGGGGGGGGAATTTGTGACCTTCAGAGTCCCAGAGACCCGTATGGACTGGGAGCACGTCTGTGCCACCTGGGAATCCGCCACGGGCATAGCCGAGCTTTGGGTGAACGGGAAGCCCTTACCCAGGAAAGGGCTGCGGAAAGGCTACTCCGTCAGTACTGAGGCTGTGATCatcctggggcaggagcaggactcCTTCGGGGGCGGGTTTGATTTATATAATTCTTTTACAGGTGAAATGACTGACGTGTACATGTGGGACCATGTCCTCTATGACATGCAATCTATAATGTGGGGTGGGTCCTTTTCCCGCTACATCTTTGGCTGGAATAATTTGCACTATGAATTAGTAGGTGATGTGTTCCTGAAACACAGGCTGTTATTCTGA